The genomic interval CACCGCAGGTATATTTGTCAATACACAGCATCCATCAGTAACATTGACTACCACAGCACCTGCGCTGGTAAATGCACCGTTCACGGTGACTGCTACCTTCAGCGAGGCTGTAACTGGTTTCGATCCGGCTGATTTCACTGTAACAAATGCGACTGTCGGCAGCCCGACCACTATAAATAGCAGCACTTATACTGTAGTAGTTACGCCTACTGCCGACGGTCCTGTAAGCATCAGCTTACCAGCAGATGCAGTAGTAAATATCGGAGACAATGGCAACACTGCTTCGAACACTATCAACAAGACTTACGATGGTACCGTTCCAACAGTTACAGCGGTTGCTGTTCCGCCGAACGGATACTATAAAGCAGGTACAACGCTCGACTTTATCGTTCGTTTCAGCGAGAACATCACGCTGAGTAATGCTGGTGGCGCCCCTAGCCTGCGTCTCACCATCGGTTCTGCTATTGTCGATGCAAACTATATGGGTCTTAATGGTACTGATGGGCTGAACTTCAGTTACACGGTACAGACCGGCGATATGGACATGGACGGTATTGTAATAAATAGCCTCGTATTAAGCGGTGCTACTATTAAGGACGACGCTGCCAACGATGCAGACTTAACACTGAATAATGTTGGTAATACGGCGATGGTACGGGTGAATACTACCAACCCGACGGTCAACCTGTCTACCATCAGGACCAGTCCTACCAATATACCGTTCAGTGTCAGCGTTACCTTCAGTGAAGCCGTAACCGGCCTGGATCTGACTGATTTCATTGTAACAAATGGTACGATCAGCAACCTGGCTACTTCAGACAATACCTATTATACCCTGCAGTTCCAGCCTACATCCGACGGACCTGTAAGCATCAGCTTACCGGCAGATGCAGCGGTGAACATCGGCGATAATGGCAACAGGGCTTCCAATACACTGACCCTTGTTTATGATGCTACCGCTCCAACGGTTACATCTGTAGCAGTGCCTGCCAATAAATATTACGTTGCAGGTGAAGTACTCAATTTCACTGTCAATTTCAGTGAGAATATTGCCCTGAATACCACAGGCGGTACTCCTTCCCTGGGTCTCACCATTGGTGCTACCACGGTACAAGCTACTTATACAGGTACCTCAGGAAGCAATGCCCTGGTATTTGCCTATACTGTGGCTAACGGCGATCTGGATGCAGATGGTATCACTGTAAATGCACTGACCTTAAACGGTGCAACTATCAAAGATGCCGCCAACAACAACGCCAACCTGACACTGAACAACGTAGCGCCTACTACCGGCGTACTTGTAGATGGTACCATTCCGGTGGTTACATCAGTGACAGTTCCTGCTGATGACTACTATAACGCAGGTGCTATACTTAACTTCACGGTTCGTTTCAATGAAAACGTGATTGTCAATACTACCGGCGGTATGCCAACACTGGCACTCAACATCGGTGGTACGGTGGTAAATGCAGCCTACACCGGCGCCAACGGTACAGATGGACTGAACTTCAGTTACACTGTGCAGAACGGCGAGATGGATATGGACGGTATCCAGGTGACTGCGCTCAACCTGGCCGGAAGCACTATTAAAGATGTGGCTACCAACAACGCAGACTTAACACTGCAGAATGTTGGTAATACCAGCCTGGTAAGAGTGAACACCACTCACCCGACAGTAACAATAAGCACTACAGCCGCTCCGAACACTAATACATGGTTCGCCGTCGATATCACCTTCAGCGAAGACGTGACTGGCTTTACCGCTTCCGATGTTGCTATTACAAACGGCATCGCAGGTGCCTTTACTGTTCTCAGCAATGCTCATTACATTGTATCCGTTGTACCGGCTGCAGATGGTGCAGTGATCGTCAATATCCCGGCTGATGTGGCACAGAACATTGGACACAATGGCAACACGGCTTCCAATACGATCAACATCAACTACGATATCACGAAACCAGCTGTTGCTTCCGTAACAGTACCGGCGGATAAGTATTACAACGCAGGTCAGGTACTGAACTTCACCGTTAAATTCGATGAAGACGTCAACCTGAACATACCACCTGCTGCTGATCCTTACCTCACGCTGACTATCGGCGCCGCGACGGTGAATGCCACTTACACCGGTGCTTCCTCAGCAAGAGAACTGAACTTCAGCTATACTGTAGTAAATGGAGATCAGGATATGGACGGCATCACTGTTGGTACACTCGTGTTAAACGGCAGCACAATAAAAGATGCTGCTACCAACGATGCAGACCTGACACTGAATAACATCGGTAACACCACCCAGGTAAGAGTGAACACTACCAATCCTGGTGTAGTGCTGTCTTCTACTGCCAACGCACTGATCAATGCGCCGTTCACCGTAACAGCGACCTTCAGTGAAGCAGTAACAGTACTGACCGCAAGTGACTTCTCAGTTACTAACGGTACGGTTTCCGGTGTATCCTCTGCAGACAACATCACTTACACCTTAACAGTAACACCAACTGCAGACGGTGCTGTAAGCATACAGCTTCCGGCGAATGCAGTAGTGAACATCGGAGGCAATAGTAACACGCCATCGAACACGCTCACCTTTACTTATGACGCTACCGCGCCTGTAGTAAATGCAGTGTCTGTTCCTGCAGCCGCTTACTATAAAGCAGGTGATGTTCTGAACTTCACTGTATCCTTCAGTGAAAACATCAATCTCAACACCACCGGTGGTGCTCCTTATCTTAATGTTGTCCTTGGCTCAGGTACTGTGAGAGCTGATTACACTGTTGCTACCGCAAACAGCCTGTCATTCAGCTACACAGTACAACAAGGGGATATGGATCTGGATGGCATCACTGTAGGTACGCTCAACTTAAATGGCAGCACCATTAAAGATGACGCTACGAATAATGCGATCCTCACACTGAACAATGTTGGTAATACTTCCGGCGTGTTTGTTCACACAGGATCTCCATCCGTACAATTGTCTACCACTGCTGCAGCCCGCGTAAATGCGCCGTTCACAGTAACCGCTGTCTTCAACGAAGCAGTAACTGGTCTGGCAGCAGGCGACTTCACCGTGACTAACGGTACCGCCAGCAACCTGCAGACAGCAAACAACATCACGTACACATTAACAGTAACACCAGCCGCAGACGGTACTGTTACTATCCAGCTGCCAGCCGCGCAGGCACAGAACGTAGTGTCTAACGGCAATACAGCGTCCAACACGCTGACAGTTACTTACGATGCAACTGCACCGGTTATCAATGGCGGTCTGTCATTCGATGTCCTGGAAAGAAGCGCTGTAGGCACACAGGTTGGAAAGGTAACCGCTACCGACGCATCAGGCATCCTCCAGAACTGGATTATCACATCCGACGATTCCAACGGCGCCTTCTCAATAGATGCCAATGGTAACATCCAGGTGGCAGATCAGGCGAAACTGAACAGCAAGGTGAGCACCACCGTGACCCTGACTATCACTGTCAGCGACGGATTGAACACCAGCCTTGCCGTACCGGTAACTGTACAGGTGATCATGGTGAACCAGGCACCGACCCTCGACGCGATAGATAACGTAACTATCTGTCCGGACGGTCAGGAACACACCATCCAGCTGTCAGGCGCTTCTGCGGTAGAACCAGGCCAGACCTATGGCTTTACTATCATCACTGACAAGGCGGCCAGTTTCGATAAGCTGAGCGTGAGCGCAGCAGGTCTCGTCACTTACCAGCTGAAGACAAGCGCAACCGGTACATCTACCGTAACTGTTACCATCAAGGATAACGGTGGTACAGCAAACGGTGGTACTGATACACTGCGCCGCTCCTTCAATATCGAAGTGGCAACCCTGGGCGCTGTAACTATCAGCAGCGATAAAGGCAACAGCGTTTCCAAAGGAGATATTGTACACCTCATCGCAACGGGTGGTACACACTACCAGTGGGATAATGCTGATGGCATCATCAGTGGCCAGCAGAGTGCCGTACTGGAAGTAAGGCCAATGCAGAACACGACTTACCATGTTACCGCAAGCAACGACGCAGGCTGTACCAATACTGCCGACTTCACAGTTACAGTAGTGGCAGACTTCAAGGTAGATGCGGTAAATCTCCTGACGCCAAATGGTGATGGTAAGAACGATAAATGGGTGATCCGTAACCTGGATAGCTATCCTAACAATGAGGTGAAGATCTTCGACCGCGCAGGCCGTCTGGTATATACCCGCAGGAATTACAGCAATGACTGGGATGGTACTATGAATGGCAGCCCGCTGGCTGAAGGCACTTACTACTACATCTTAACGATCGAAGGTGGTGCTAAAACAGCGAAAGGTTATATCACAATCATCAGGGACAGAAATTAATCCGGTAACAACTATTTATTATGAGCTACAAACTAAATATACGTGCGTTCATTGTCAGCAGCCTTTTATTGGCTGCTGGCATTAACAACCAGGCCAGTGCCCAGTCGCTCAGTAATGCGAAGGCCTTACTGGAGCCATCCGGCACCCAGTACTTCCAGAACCAGTACCTGGCAAACCCTGCCATGGCGGGGTTTGAAAAAGGGCTGCACCTGAATGCCGCCTACCGCAATCAGTGGAATGGCATCGAGGGAGCTCCCATCACAAAGTTCTTCTCTGCCGACTATGCCGTAGGAAACAGGGTAGGTACAGGCGTACACATCTTCAACGATGTGGCGGGCCTCATCAACAGGACCCGTGTTGCCCTCACTTACGCCTATCACCTCCCGCTGACCAATCCTGATCAGCAGCTGCACTTCGGTCTGTCGCTGGCATGGAACGTACAACGCATCGATTATAAAAATCTGAACGGTGATCCCAACGACCCTTCTGTAGGTGCATTCAACCGCCGGGATAATTATTTCGAAGCAGAGTACGGTATGGCTTACACAGACAAGAACCTGAGCATACAGGCCTCCCTGCCCAATGTCAGAAGTCTCTTCACCGGAGACGATAAAGAGGCAGATGGCGGTGGCATCTTCTTTACGGCCGCCTCCTACAGGTTCGCCATCAATGAAGCGATCACTTCCATAGAGCCGAAGATCTGTTATCGTGGCGTACGTGGTTTCGACAATATTCTGGATGCAGGCGTCAATGTCTCTATCCTGGATGATGTGGCCAACGTAATGGCCATGTACCATACCACTAAAAGTGTAACAGCCGGTATTGGTGTGAACATCCTGAAAACGGTAGGCATACAGGCAATGTATACCACCCAGACGGGAGGCATCAAGACCTATGTTGACGGCACCTACGAAATAGGCGCTACCGTGCACCTTTTCAGATAGTAAGATTGAATAAAAAGTGAGCGCCTGTCCGGTCGTACCGGGCAGGCGTTTTTTTGTGACCATGATCATCCGGCCAGATTTATAAAAAAATCTTAATTTTAGGCCGGTGAATTTGAAAAACTATACCTTTTCTGAAATATTTTCGCCAATTTGTACGGATTATCAGGTAATTAGTATGCGAACACTGTAGGGGGGAACTCCCGGGGAATGCTATGAAACCTTTTCAACAAAGATTTACACTGTAAAATATGAGTAACAAACCGACTGACTTCACGTGGAGTACTGAGCCGAACCCACATCATGTTAGAGTAAGGCAGATCCTGAAACAACATCCTGAGGTAAAGGAACTTATAGGGAAAAACCCCTATACGATTTTTATGATCATCGGCCTGGTGGCGGCACAGGTTGGTCTCTCTTACTGGTTACGCGACGCCTCCTGGTGGCTGATCTTCCTGGTGGCCTACGGCGTTGGCGCTTTCATCAGCCATGCCTTGTGGGTAATGATCCATGAAACTGCCCACGGCCTTATTTTCAGAGGAAAAGCACCGAACTTGTTCGCCGGTATGATCGCAAACTGGCCTCATATATTCCCCAGTTCAGTTTCCTTCCAGCGTTATCACCTGAAGCACCATGCCCACCAGGGAGAGCACGAACTGGATGCCGACCTGCCGGATTTCTGGGAGGCTGCGCTGGTAAGCAACAACCCAATTAAAAAAATGCTGTGGTTCCTGTTCTTCCCCGTTTTCCAGATCTGCCGTACAGCCAGGCTGAACATTTCCCTGCTGGACCGCTGGATCGTGGTGAACTGGATCGTACAGATCGCTTTC from Chitinophaga filiformis carries:
- a CDS encoding Ig-like domain-containing protein; this encodes MNDTFTRGISRILLILFFMLAGHAGFAQYTKTSLETGRSLYSAMAKDQSGNLFVVRANAAGTAYELVKYTNGTGSPTILYSNLQQDNGVPPIGLAINSLGDVFVTSLNSTDGWEIIKLPAPANNSPTVIHSGNYYSVLAIDPSNNLLSLEYDAGTNQYQVVRYPFGAEQLNGFVVWNGLPLPSGLSTTFPAGLVTDSHGNIFLTDFHENSGGRLIKLTAPGFGQTVLATNRGFTALAVDGSDNLYVNEATSTANVAQIVKYTDPTQTGQVLYNQLSYDVNAHPYGLVVMPNGNIFANSNGSAPEVVKLSPPNINVLSVVRAAANPTNATSVTYTVTFSGSAAGVTTSAFTLVPTGVSGASITSVTGSGTTYTVTVNTGTGSGTIGLNVNGTGISPVVANAPYTGAVYTVDKTAPTGSIVINSGAAYTNNVNVTLTLTGNDANPPLQMAFSLDGGAYTTDEAFATSKALTLPSTDGTRTVSMRLKDAAGNTVIYSDDIILDRVAPNTSFTAVPANPTVSTTANFTFTANEANCTFQAMLDGGPFNLVTSPVTYSGLSDGPHNVQIRAIDPAGNIDPTPDSYIWTIDATGPQITSVGVPANGYYRAGQTLDFKVRYNEAAYVTTAAGTPYINIIIGLDAKQVPYTGGTGTNELTFSYTVQSGEMDMDGITVNPLVQNNSGFIKDALGNDASTSLQNVDPTTQVRVNTSIPSVTLSTVTPMPTNAPFTVTATFSEAVSGLTVSDFNVVNTTVSNLSTSDNITYTVLMTPASDGTRTISLPANAAVNIGGNPNTASNTISYTYDATAPAVTSVAVPANKYHRAGETLDFTVNFSENIILNTTGGTPSLGLTIGATPVSATYTGTSGSNALTFSYTVVNGDMDMDGITVNALTLNGATIRDAATNNANLTLNSVAPTTGVLVNTAHPSVAITSAAAAIVNAPFTATITFSEAVSNFVIGDITTSNASLSSLSTSDNITYTVLVTPATDGTVTLNIAADVAENVAANGNSASNTLSRIYDVAPPSVTAVDVPANGFYKAGNTLDFTVHFSENITLNTTGGNPSLSLIIGSSTVNATYTGTSGSDALNFSYTVVNGDMDMNGIQVSALLLNGSTIKDVANNNAVLTLNGVPGTAGIFVNTQHPSVTLTTTAPALVNAPFTVTATFSEAVTGFDPADFTVTNATVGSPTTINSSTYTVVVTPTADGPVSISLPADAVVNIGDNGNTASNTINKTYDGTVPTVTAVAVPPNGYYKAGTTLDFIVRFSENITLSNAGGAPSLRLTIGSAIVDANYMGLNGTDGLNFSYTVQTGDMDMDGIVINSLVLSGATIKDDAANDADLTLNNVGNTAMVRVNTTNPTVNLSTIRTSPTNIPFSVSVTFSEAVTGLDLTDFIVTNGTISNLATSDNTYYTLQFQPTSDGPVSISLPADAAVNIGDNGNRASNTLTLVYDATAPTVTSVAVPANKYYVAGEVLNFTVNFSENIALNTTGGTPSLGLTIGATTVQATYTGTSGSNALVFAYTVANGDLDADGITVNALTLNGATIKDAANNNANLTLNNVAPTTGVLVDGTIPVVTSVTVPADDYYNAGAILNFTVRFNENVIVNTTGGMPTLALNIGGTVVNAAYTGANGTDGLNFSYTVQNGEMDMDGIQVTALNLAGSTIKDVATNNADLTLQNVGNTSLVRVNTTHPTVTISTTAAPNTNTWFAVDITFSEDVTGFTASDVAITNGIAGAFTVLSNAHYIVSVVPAADGAVIVNIPADVAQNIGHNGNTASNTININYDITKPAVASVTVPADKYYNAGQVLNFTVKFDEDVNLNIPPAADPYLTLTIGAATVNATYTGASSARELNFSYTVVNGDQDMDGITVGTLVLNGSTIKDAATNDADLTLNNIGNTTQVRVNTTNPGVVLSSTANALINAPFTVTATFSEAVTVLTASDFSVTNGTVSGVSSADNITYTLTVTPTADGAVSIQLPANAVVNIGGNSNTPSNTLTFTYDATAPVVNAVSVPAAAYYKAGDVLNFTVSFSENINLNTTGGAPYLNVVLGSGTVRADYTVATANSLSFSYTVQQGDMDLDGITVGTLNLNGSTIKDDATNNAILTLNNVGNTSGVFVHTGSPSVQLSTTAAARVNAPFTVTAVFNEAVTGLAAGDFTVTNGTASNLQTANNITYTLTVTPAADGTVTIQLPAAQAQNVVSNGNTASNTLTVTYDATAPVINGGLSFDVLERSAVGTQVGKVTATDASGILQNWIITSDDSNGAFSIDANGNIQVADQAKLNSKVSTTVTLTITVSDGLNTSLAVPVTVQVIMVNQAPTLDAIDNVTICPDGQEHTIQLSGASAVEPGQTYGFTIITDKAASFDKLSVSAAGLVTYQLKTSATGTSTVTVTIKDNGGTANGGTDTLRRSFNIEVATLGAVTISSDKGNSVSKGDIVHLIATGGTHYQWDNADGIISGQQSAVLEVRPMQNTTYHVTASNDAGCTNTADFTVTVVADFKVDAVNLLTPNGDGKNDKWVIRNLDSYPNNEVKIFDRAGRLVYTRRNYSNDWDGTMNGSPLAEGTYYYILTIEGGAKTAKGYITIIRDRN
- a CDS encoding PorP/SprF family type IX secretion system membrane protein — its product is MSYKLNIRAFIVSSLLLAAGINNQASAQSLSNAKALLEPSGTQYFQNQYLANPAMAGFEKGLHLNAAYRNQWNGIEGAPITKFFSADYAVGNRVGTGVHIFNDVAGLINRTRVALTYAYHLPLTNPDQQLHFGLSLAWNVQRIDYKNLNGDPNDPSVGAFNRRDNYFEAEYGMAYTDKNLSIQASLPNVRSLFTGDDKEADGGGIFFTAASYRFAINEAITSIEPKICYRGVRGFDNILDAGVNVSILDDVANVMAMYHTTKSVTAGIGVNILKTVGIQAMYTTQTGGIKTYVDGTYEIGATVHLFR
- a CDS encoding fatty acid desaturase, with the protein product MSNKPTDFTWSTEPNPHHVRVRQILKQHPEVKELIGKNPYTIFMIIGLVAAQVGLSYWLRDASWWLIFLVAYGVGAFISHALWVMIHETAHGLIFRGKAPNLFAGMIANWPHIFPSSVSFQRYHLKHHAHQGEHELDADLPDFWEAALVSNNPIKKMLWFLFFPVFQICRTARLNISLLDRWIVVNWIVQIAFDVAIVAFFGPKALLYMLISFFFSVGLHPLGARWIQEHYLTLDPIQETYSYYGPLNTVAFNVGYHNEHHDFPSIPWNKLPQIKSKAPAFYDTLLSHASWTKLFFKFIFDPKLSLYSRVLRKEKVKIAKEEAAAA